From Gimesia panareensis, the proteins below share one genomic window:
- a CDS encoding glycosyltransferase, producing the protein MEISNNLAIEPMKRSTEVPEAGSNQGNHRLSMVIPAYNEEDTIRQAISEAATALGGMLAEYEILIVDDGSADRTAEIVLEESVTNPCVRLIKQPRNMGYGAALRAGFQAARFELVSFTDADCQFELSDLEYMLPLADQFDIVSGYRIDRKDPARRRFFSWGYNTLIQLLIGTGIRDIDCALKIYHRDTLQQFLPEANNFFANTEMFCKARRQDLSVVDVGVRHRPRAAGESKVSLWDIPETLKTLLPFWWTQVVFSAEKPAASESNRHFWLAFMLLVVVAGTLLLPNLSYPLIEPDEGRYAEIPREMIARGDWIVPTLRFKPYLDKPPLFYWLCAVSYKLFGPTDQAARLVPAASAFLTVLLTFVFGARMLNTRSAFLGALIMCLSLGFVICGRFLILDSLLALVVTLSLFLAYEAVASGRFRWSWWIASAVACGLGFLTKGPVALLLLAPPVVVYCWLSRLKSRPGFGAWLVYLLTACAVAAPWYVAVSLREPGFVHHFFWVHNFGRFLYSVNHPQPFWFYVPVLLLAWMPWGLLLVPLAVYLLKRSKELRATRFLGLGFLALWAVWCVMFFSVSKGKLPTYILPAWPAIALALGHFLATMGALSPRWLPEWNFLHSRFQNGLLALCFVSVVACSVTYLLRLDEPFEASYESILWIAALVGAWVLRKRWSPQHLFGVFALTAFVMVFQTTQDWFPAWGQVHTVLPASSPLREQMMHSPAEVICCGKTWDSVPFYLQRNDITYMPNHDLDQLAEHIDRQQGAYLFLENDVEAEKRYRIGFENSAVQTLWKTPKVTIIYLQQRKASPAVAALETATDGRQGAPLRTAEADSRATAIVAGAVDREFYQPVGGLPFLPPDQGEAVYPATGALWFVPRQAGN; encoded by the coding sequence ATGGAGATTTCAAACAATTTAGCTATCGAGCCGATGAAACGGAGCACAGAGGTTCCAGAGGCTGGCTCGAATCAGGGGAATCACCGTCTGTCGATGGTGATACCGGCCTACAACGAAGAGGACACTATCCGGCAGGCGATTAGCGAAGCAGCCACAGCCCTGGGCGGAATGCTTGCCGAGTATGAAATCCTCATCGTGGACGATGGCTCCGCCGACCGGACGGCAGAAATCGTGCTCGAAGAATCGGTTACCAATCCGTGTGTGCGGTTGATCAAGCAACCGCGGAACATGGGATACGGGGCGGCGCTCCGGGCGGGTTTTCAAGCCGCGCGGTTTGAGTTGGTGTCCTTCACCGATGCCGACTGCCAGTTTGAGTTAAGCGATCTGGAATACATGCTGCCCCTGGCTGATCAGTTTGATATTGTGTCGGGTTATCGCATTGATCGCAAAGATCCTGCCAGGCGGCGGTTTTTCTCCTGGGGGTATAATACTCTCATCCAGCTGCTGATCGGCACTGGAATTCGTGACATCGATTGCGCGTTGAAGATTTATCATCGGGATACGCTCCAGCAGTTTCTACCAGAGGCGAACAACTTTTTCGCCAACACCGAAATGTTCTGCAAGGCCCGCAGACAGGATTTATCGGTAGTGGATGTGGGAGTTCGCCATCGTCCCCGGGCGGCGGGGGAAAGCAAAGTTTCGCTGTGGGACATTCCCGAAACGCTCAAAACCCTGTTACCGTTCTGGTGGACGCAAGTGGTGTTCAGCGCAGAAAAGCCGGCTGCGTCAGAGTCCAACCGGCATTTCTGGCTGGCGTTTATGCTGCTCGTGGTGGTTGCGGGAACACTCCTGTTACCGAATCTGTCGTATCCTCTGATTGAGCCGGATGAAGGCCGCTATGCGGAAATCCCCCGTGAAATGATTGCCCGCGGGGACTGGATCGTGCCCACGCTCCGATTCAAGCCCTATCTGGATAAACCGCCCTTGTTTTATTGGCTTTGCGCGGTCAGTTACAAGCTCTTCGGTCCCACCGATCAGGCAGCCCGACTCGTGCCCGCCGCCTCGGCCTTTTTGACGGTACTGCTCACGTTTGTGTTCGGTGCGCGGATGCTAAACACCCGGTCGGCGTTCCTGGGAGCGCTGATAATGTGTTTGTCGCTGGGGTTCGTGATTTGCGGACGGTTTCTGATTCTCGACAGCCTGCTCGCGCTGGTGGTCACGCTTTCGCTGTTTCTGGCGTATGAAGCGGTGGCGAGCGGACGTTTTCGCTGGTCATGGTGGATCGCCTCGGCGGTAGCTTGCGGATTGGGATTCTTGACGAAAGGTCCCGTTGCATTGCTGCTTCTGGCGCCGCCGGTAGTCGTGTATTGCTGGCTGAGCCGATTGAAGAGTCGACCGGGATTCGGCGCCTGGCTGGTTTATCTCCTGACGGCGTGTGCAGTGGCGGCCCCCTGGTATGTCGCTGTCAGCCTGCGTGAGCCGGGTTTTGTGCATCATTTCTTCTGGGTACATAACTTCGGCCGGTTTCTGTATTCGGTGAACCACCCACAGCCATTCTGGTTTTATGTCCCGGTGCTGCTTCTGGCCTGGATGCCCTGGGGATTACTCCTGGTGCCATTGGCTGTCTATCTCCTGAAGCGGTCGAAGGAACTCCGTGCGACTCGCTTTCTGGGGTTGGGGTTTCTTGCGCTGTGGGCTGTCTGGTGTGTGATGTTCTTCTCAGTCTCCAAGGGCAAACTGCCGACTTACATCCTTCCGGCCTGGCCCGCGATCGCGTTGGCGCTCGGACACTTTCTGGCAACGATGGGGGCTTTGTCGCCGCGGTGGCTTCCCGAATGGAACTTCCTGCATTCGCGGTTTCAGAACGGCCTGTTGGCGTTGTGTTTTGTGAGCGTCGTCGCCTGTTCGGTGACTTATCTCCTGCGGTTGGATGAACCGTTCGAGGCCAGCTATGAATCGATCCTCTGGATCGCCGCGCTCGTGGGGGCCTGGGTGTTACGCAAACGCTGGTCACCGCAGCATCTGTTCGGCGTGTTTGCCCTCACGGCATTTGTCATGGTTTTCCAGACGACTCAGGACTGGTTTCCCGCGTGGGGGCAGGTTCATACGGTGCTTCCGGCCTCTTCCCCATTGCGGGAGCAGATGATGCACAGCCCCGCCGAAGTGATCTGTTGCGGTAAGACCTGGGATTCGGTTCCGTTTTACCTGCAGCGAAATGACATTACCTACATGCCAAATCACGACCTGGATCAGTTGGCGGAACACATCGACCGACAACAGGGCGCCTACTTGTTTCTGGAAAACGATGTCGAGGCCGAAAAGCGGTATCGGATAGGCTTTGAGAATTCGGCGGTCCAGACTCTCTGGAAAACACCGAAGGTTACGATCATCTATCTGCAGCAGCGAAAAGCCTCTCCCGCCGTCGCGGCACTCGAAACGGCGACCGACGGTCGGCAAGGAGCCCCGCTCCGAACCGCCGAGGCGGATTCACGAGCGACCGCCATTGTCGCGGGAGCTGTGGATCGTGAGTTTTATCAGCCAGTCGGTGGACTGCCGTTTTTGCCGCCTGACCAGGGCGAAGCTGTTTACCCAGCTACTGGCGCTTTGTGGTTTGTTCCACGACAGGCAGGGAATTGA
- a CDS encoding DUF1501 domain-containing protein, with the protein MPSDLTTMHPPCGQIQRRTFLSDLGFGATGMALSMLLNRERSGQAASTSSGADTQGPHFTPRAKSVIWIFLSGGYSQMETFDPKPELNKYGGKTYADTVYPDPFQDPRYQERARSVVKVKREHDKIMPMQVGFRKQGESGIEITDWWPHLATCVDDISFVRSMYTTDNDHAAEFQIHHGRHKLDQKQPVVGSWLSYGLGSLNQNLPEYVFLGSYTDTRVKENFSPDYLGPKYMGVEFSLDPNNPLPFGARPQTVLEKEQANQYALINELNRISSVEYPHDEKLRARINSYELAFRMQRSVPEALNLDTETKETQRLYGIDEKETSIYGKRLLAARRLAERGVRFTQVYLSGYGEWDSHQKLKENHTRSCKRVDKPVAGLLKDLKRRGMLDDTVVVFCTEFGRTPAVETRGNTKMPSGRDHHPHGFTIWFAGAGIKRGYVHGATDELGFHAVEAPHYVTDIHATLYHLLGLDPTRLDIPGRKRLEIDRGKPILDILS; encoded by the coding sequence ATGCCATCAGACCTGACGACCATGCATCCCCCCTGCGGCCAGATCCAGCGTAGAACGTTCCTCTCCGACCTGGGCTTCGGGGCCACCGGTATGGCCTTGAGCATGCTGCTGAACCGTGAACGCTCCGGGCAGGCCGCCAGTACAAGTTCGGGAGCGGACACCCAGGGTCCGCATTTCACACCGCGAGCCAAGTCGGTGATCTGGATCTTTCTCTCCGGTGGTTACAGCCAGATGGAGACTTTTGACCCGAAACCGGAGTTGAATAAATACGGCGGCAAGACGTACGCCGATACTGTCTATCCTGACCCGTTTCAGGATCCGCGTTACCAGGAGCGGGCTCGGTCTGTGGTGAAAGTCAAACGCGAGCATGACAAAATCATGCCGATGCAGGTCGGCTTTCGCAAACAGGGGGAGTCCGGAATCGAGATCACCGACTGGTGGCCCCATCTGGCAACCTGTGTCGATGACATCTCGTTTGTCCGTTCGATGTATACGACCGATAATGACCACGCCGCCGAGTTCCAGATTCATCACGGGCGTCACAAGCTGGACCAGAAACAACCGGTCGTCGGTTCGTGGCTGAGTTACGGTCTGGGCAGCCTGAATCAGAATCTGCCGGAATATGTCTTTCTGGGCTCATATACCGACACACGCGTCAAAGAAAACTTCAGCCCCGATTACCTGGGGCCTAAATACATGGGTGTGGAATTTTCACTCGACCCCAACAATCCGCTCCCGTTTGGTGCGCGTCCCCAGACGGTCCTCGAAAAAGAACAGGCCAATCAGTACGCACTGATCAATGAACTCAATCGCATTTCGTCAGTCGAGTACCCGCACGACGAAAAACTCCGGGCCCGGATCAACTCGTACGAACTCGCGTTCCGCATGCAGCGTTCCGTACCCGAGGCCCTGAATCTCGACACGGAGACAAAAGAAACACAGCGTCTGTACGGCATTGATGAAAAAGAAACCTCAATCTACGGAAAACGCCTGCTGGCCGCACGTCGCCTGGCGGAACGGGGCGTCCGGTTTACCCAGGTGTATCTGAGTGGCTATGGTGAATGGGACTCGCATCAGAAACTCAAGGAAAATCACACCCGGTCCTGCAAACGCGTCGACAAGCCGGTTGCCGGCCTGCTCAAAGACCTCAAACGCCGCGGAATGCTCGATGACACCGTCGTCGTCTTCTGCACGGAGTTCGGCCGTACCCCTGCGGTGGAAACCCGGGGAAATACCAAAATGCCCAGCGGGCGTGATCATCATCCTCACGGTTTCACCATCTGGTTTGCTGGTGCTGGCATTAAACGCGGTTACGTCCATGGAGCAACCGATGAACTCGGCTTTCATGCCGTCGAAGCGCCGCACTATGTCACCGACATTCATGCCACTCTATATCACCTGCTAGGTCTCGATCCCACCCGGCTCGACATCCCCGGCAGAAAACGCCTGGAAATTGATCGAGGCAAACCGATCCTGGACATACTCAGCTAG
- a CDS encoding PSD1 and planctomycete cytochrome C domain-containing protein has product MQWPTLFVSCCVSLCVSLPLQAETPPVPVDYTQQIKPLLKAHCFACHGVLKQESALRLDAGKFILKGGEIGKAVVPGNSAESLLFQVIGEDPDFAMPPEGQGRKLTPEEVALIRTWIDQGAHFPANDSPEPAPTEHWAFQPVKRPAVPQTNTPSQNPIDAFLLARQLEVGLTPQPQADKATRLRRLYLDLIGLPPRPSELSAFLNDTRPDAWQRVIDDLLSRPQYGERWGRHWMDVWRYSDWYGRRGAKDMTNSYSLTWRWRDWIIRSLNEDKAYDVMVRQMLAADELAPNDRENLVATGFIVRNFYRWNYHTWLKDNVEHTAKAFLGLTMNCCECHDHKYDPISQEEYFAFRSLFEPIDLRHDRVPGEADPGPFPDYKLSVRNGPVRTGMVRIYDRHPEALARFYTGGLEQNIVKDKPPIEAGTIQFLGGDEIQIQPVKLPATAWYPGLKPFVIEEETQQRTTALQQAQQKWDAESTRLEQQLKKHEQTQTKLLVEYRAWQESQRTADSPSSQQTLQLTGGEGRRALARELTGWNELPEQLNIHFQLTLHADKMVNFQLSNDLTAGRTNLYVAFEAGNILTYAPGTTNVASIGSFPTEAMPVDLQVHLKLQPSKDIALLTVTRSQDQSLIIKETPIALNGWNPANSVNRGLFLDAHAGSRAEFDHIVFLEPGGRELNRFDFEFPDYSEGADVTSATDWILTRFSKGNATSKITLQKPLSPEEQQWQQKISAARQQQTLVQLKRDLLQADLEAARAELVQYQARVDAARARHIDESPEADSLARAACQAEWKAKRNASQQQVAAAALKLHSAQLLPETEITRSKQIQDAQQQLTQARTALVAAEKPRDAQSNDFAPLSRIFPQQSSGRRAALAQWITSPDNPLTARVAVNHIWMRHFGQPLVDSVYNFGRSGAQPTHPQLIDWLAAELMAHDWKMKHIHRLILSSDAYQRSSKGVEAGHANLAADRDNRLLWKFPLRRMEAEVVRDSLFYLADDLDATMFGQELEQDQGLTTNRRSLYYSYHGEAKMEFLALFDGPSSTDCYRRQTTVRPQQALALTNSQLALKQGRRIAANLWSEQAQLTGKSPSEQKLDFIRNTFELILARAPNQREQTAALRFLEQQQSLFQKADSQTTDQKPPKNNKPFEQPAADPAARARESLVQALFNHNDFVTIR; this is encoded by the coding sequence ATGCAATGGCCTACCCTCTTCGTGTCCTGTTGCGTCAGTCTGTGTGTCTCTCTCCCGCTTCAGGCGGAAACACCTCCCGTCCCCGTTGACTACACACAACAGATCAAACCCCTGCTCAAGGCCCACTGTTTCGCCTGTCATGGCGTGCTGAAACAGGAATCAGCCTTACGCCTTGATGCGGGGAAATTCATTCTCAAGGGAGGCGAAATCGGTAAGGCCGTTGTCCCGGGGAATTCCGCAGAGAGTCTGCTCTTTCAGGTGATCGGCGAAGATCCGGATTTCGCCATGCCGCCGGAGGGACAGGGACGCAAACTGACTCCTGAAGAGGTCGCCTTGATCCGCACCTGGATCGATCAGGGAGCACATTTTCCAGCCAACGATTCTCCCGAACCAGCGCCTACAGAACACTGGGCCTTTCAACCAGTCAAACGTCCTGCCGTACCACAGACCAATACTCCCTCGCAAAATCCTATCGACGCTTTTCTACTGGCCCGTCAGTTGGAAGTCGGACTGACTCCACAACCCCAGGCGGACAAAGCGACCCGGCTTCGTCGACTCTATCTGGATCTGATCGGTCTGCCTCCCCGCCCGTCAGAACTCTCTGCTTTTCTGAACGACACCCGCCCCGATGCCTGGCAGCGCGTAATTGACGACCTGCTCAGCCGCCCGCAATACGGCGAACGCTGGGGACGTCACTGGATGGACGTCTGGCGTTACAGCGACTGGTACGGCAGACGGGGCGCGAAAGACATGACCAACAGCTATTCCCTGACCTGGCGGTGGCGCGACTGGATTATTCGCTCACTCAATGAAGACAAAGCATATGACGTGATGGTCCGTCAGATGCTGGCAGCAGACGAACTTGCCCCCAACGACCGGGAGAATCTGGTCGCCACCGGATTCATCGTTCGGAATTTTTACCGCTGGAACTACCATACCTGGCTCAAGGACAACGTCGAACATACGGCCAAAGCGTTTCTGGGACTGACCATGAACTGCTGCGAATGCCACGATCATAAATATGATCCGATCAGCCAGGAAGAATACTTCGCCTTTCGGTCCCTGTTTGAACCAATCGACCTGAGACACGATCGGGTCCCCGGCGAAGCCGATCCGGGTCCCTTTCCCGATTATAAACTGAGTGTGCGCAATGGACCGGTTCGCACCGGCATGGTCCGCATCTACGATCGACACCCCGAAGCTCTCGCCCGGTTTTATACCGGTGGCCTGGAACAGAACATCGTCAAAGACAAGCCCCCCATCGAAGCCGGTACGATTCAGTTCCTGGGCGGCGATGAAATTCAGATCCAACCGGTCAAGCTGCCGGCGACCGCCTGGTATCCCGGACTCAAACCGTTTGTGATCGAGGAGGAAACACAACAGAGAACGACGGCTTTACAGCAGGCACAGCAGAAATGGGACGCGGAGTCTACCAGGCTCGAACAACAGCTTAAGAAACATGAGCAAACACAGACCAAGCTGCTGGTAGAGTACAGAGCCTGGCAGGAGTCTCAACGAACCGCGGACAGCCCGTCCAGCCAGCAGACACTGCAGTTGACCGGTGGAGAGGGTCGGCGCGCGCTCGCCCGCGAACTGACGGGCTGGAACGAACTGCCTGAGCAACTGAACATTCACTTTCAGCTGACACTCCACGCCGACAAGATGGTGAATTTTCAACTCTCGAACGACCTGACCGCCGGGAGGACTAATCTGTATGTCGCTTTCGAGGCGGGGAACATTCTGACTTATGCCCCCGGCACCACAAATGTCGCCAGCATCGGTTCTTTCCCGACCGAGGCGATGCCAGTGGATCTGCAAGTCCACCTCAAGCTGCAGCCCTCAAAAGACATCGCCCTGCTGACGGTCACCCGCAGCCAGGATCAATCCCTCATCATCAAAGAGACGCCGATTGCCCTCAATGGCTGGAATCCGGCCAACAGTGTCAACCGCGGTCTCTTCCTCGACGCCCACGCCGGCAGCCGCGCAGAATTTGATCACATCGTCTTTCTGGAACCGGGAGGCCGGGAACTCAACCGGTTCGATTTTGAATTTCCAGACTACTCCGAGGGCGCAGATGTCACGAGCGCGACCGACTGGATCCTCACGCGGTTCAGTAAAGGGAATGCGACTTCGAAAATCACGCTCCAAAAACCGCTCTCCCCCGAGGAACAACAGTGGCAGCAGAAAATCAGCGCAGCCCGCCAGCAGCAGACTCTGGTTCAGCTGAAGCGGGACTTGCTGCAAGCGGACTTAGAAGCGGCCCGAGCCGAACTCGTGCAGTACCAGGCTCGTGTCGACGCTGCCCGCGCCCGTCACATCGACGAGTCACCGGAGGCCGATTCCCTGGCGCGTGCTGCCTGTCAGGCGGAATGGAAGGCGAAACGAAATGCTTCTCAGCAGCAGGTCGCAGCCGCCGCATTAAAACTGCACTCCGCTCAACTGCTCCCCGAGACAGAGATAACACGCAGCAAACAGATTCAGGATGCACAACAACAGCTCACGCAGGCCCGGACCGCGCTGGTGGCTGCTGAAAAACCACGGGATGCACAGTCGAACGACTTCGCTCCCCTGAGCCGGATCTTCCCCCAACAGAGTTCCGGGAGGCGAGCCGCCCTGGCGCAGTGGATTACCAGCCCAGACAATCCGCTTACAGCCCGGGTTGCTGTCAATCACATCTGGATGCGACACTTCGGACAACCACTGGTCGATTCCGTCTATAACTTTGGACGCAGCGGCGCCCAGCCAACGCATCCGCAGCTCATTGACTGGCTCGCTGCGGAACTCATGGCACATGACTGGAAAATGAAACACATTCATCGACTCATTCTCAGCAGCGACGCTTATCAGCGAAGTTCGAAGGGAGTCGAAGCCGGACATGCGAATCTGGCCGCAGACCGCGACAATCGACTGCTCTGGAAATTCCCCCTGCGCAGAATGGAAGCGGAAGTCGTTCGTGACAGCCTGTTTTATCTCGCCGATGACCTCGATGCGACGATGTTCGGACAGGAACTGGAACAGGACCAGGGACTCACAACCAACCGCCGCAGTCTCTACTATTCCTATCACGGCGAAGCGAAAATGGAATTCCTGGCCCTGTTTGACGGGCCCAGTTCCACCGACTGTTACCGCAGGCAGACCACGGTCCGGCCCCAGCAGGCACTCGCTTTGACCAACAGCCAGCTGGCACTCAAACAAGGCCGCAGGATCGCTGCGAATCTCTGGTCGGAACAGGCACAACTCACAGGGAAAAGTCCGTCTGAACAGAAACTAGATTTCATCAGGAATACATTTGAACTGATACTCGCTCGCGCCCCCAACCAGCGGGAGCAGACTGCCGCACTCCGTTTTCTGGAACAGCAACAGTCACTGTTCCAGAAAGCTGACTCTCAAACGACAGACCAGAAACCGCCCAAGAATAACAAGCCCTTTGAACAACCCGCTGCCGATCCAGCTGCCCGCGCCCGGGAAAGCCTGGTGCAGGCGCTGTTCAACCATAATGATTTTGTCACCATCCGTTAA
- a CDS encoding Gfo/Idh/MocA family protein — MTSSSDTTRRDFLKTSVAAASAFAAPAFVRGQNLNSQLQFAGIGTDGKGYSDIKLIASHDKVKCVAFCDVDLSRTAKVKPLAPDAPVYQDYKAMLDELGDKIDAVSVSTPDHTHAIISIDAMQRGKHVYCQKPLTRTVWEARQMRLQAKKTGVITRMGNQIHSHSAYRTGVKAIQDGVIGKVTAVHSWVGTTGHGRSGLLDRPKVNEPVPKTLDWNLWISVAPMRPYGGNRVYHPFTWRDWQDFGSGAIGDFGCHLLDPVYTALKITGDPISVHSEHTGMNDEVWPAQETIKYIIPGTQYTAGRSLPITWYDGGRRPSNGIAKLLPGQTLPGGGSIFVGQKGNMILPHVGQPFVNIEGVSIEPVPSLDHYHGWVDGCLSGKQPSDGFEYGGHLTEAVQLGNVAAYFPGETLEFDGKALKITNNSEANKYLTRDYRTGFEIASI, encoded by the coding sequence ATGACATCCTCCTCAGATACCACCCGTCGCGATTTTTTGAAAACCTCCGTTGCAGCCGCGTCCGCTTTCGCCGCACCGGCATTCGTCCGCGGACAGAATTTGAACTCGCAATTGCAGTTTGCGGGCATTGGCACCGACGGCAAAGGGTATTCCGACATCAAGCTCATCGCCAGCCACGACAAAGTGAAATGCGTCGCCTTTTGCGATGTCGATCTGTCGCGGACAGCAAAAGTCAAGCCTTTGGCCCCTGACGCTCCCGTCTACCAGGACTACAAAGCGATGCTGGATGAATTGGGTGATAAAATTGATGCCGTCTCGGTTTCCACTCCCGACCATACTCATGCCATCATCAGCATCGATGCGATGCAACGCGGGAAGCACGTTTACTGCCAGAAACCGCTGACGCGCACGGTCTGGGAAGCTCGCCAGATGCGACTGCAGGCAAAAAAAACGGGTGTCATCACGCGGATGGGAAATCAGATCCATTCGCACTCCGCTTATCGTACTGGAGTCAAAGCGATTCAGGATGGTGTTATCGGGAAAGTGACGGCCGTGCATTCCTGGGTCGGCACCACCGGGCATGGACGCAGCGGTTTACTCGACCGGCCTAAGGTAAATGAACCGGTACCAAAAACGCTCGACTGGAACCTCTGGATCAGCGTGGCCCCCATGCGTCCTTACGGCGGAAACCGGGTCTACCATCCCTTTACGTGGCGAGACTGGCAGGACTTCGGCTCCGGAGCCATCGGCGATTTCGGTTGCCATCTACTCGACCCGGTGTATACGGCCCTCAAAATTACGGGCGACCCGATTAGTGTGCACTCGGAGCACACTGGCATGAATGATGAAGTCTGGCCCGCCCAGGAAACGATCAAATACATCATCCCCGGCACACAGTATACGGCTGGTCGCAGCCTGCCGATTACCTGGTACGATGGCGGACGGCGGCCAAGTAACGGAATCGCCAAACTTTTACCCGGCCAGACCCTGCCGGGCGGAGGCTCAATTTTCGTCGGTCAAAAAGGCAACATGATTCTGCCCCATGTCGGCCAGCCGTTCGTCAATATCGAAGGTGTTTCAATCGAACCGGTGCCAAGTCTCGACCATTATCACGGCTGGGTCGATGGTTGCCTGTCCGGAAAACAGCCCAGCGACGGGTTTGAATACGGAGGCCATCTGACCGAAGCCGTGCAGTTAGGAAATGTGGCCGCGTACTTCCCGGGCGAAACCCTCGAATTCGATGGCAAAGCGCTCAAAATCACGAACAACTCGGAGGCCAACAAATACTTGACGCGGGACTACCGCACTGGCTTCGAAATCGCTTCGATTTAG